A genomic stretch from Apis cerana isolate GH-2021 linkage group LG9, AcerK_1.0, whole genome shotgun sequence includes:
- the LOC107997364 gene encoding COP9 signalosome complex subunit 3, whose translation MASALELFVNNVRTLSKQGNFRELSEIISKSTDVLIKNGQHLDNVLETLNLQEHSLGILAVLCVKFSLPNPNGANNADAYKPLFSQVQEFIIGCNGEQVRFASDIYAELCHLFTQTLVELQIPLRGIELLCRAIRKIQLFDSQLTSIHADLCQLCLLSKCFKPALEFLDIDVTGINQEEGQFDSKYFLLYYYYGGMIYTALKNYDRALYFFEVCVTTPAMAVSYIMLEAYKKYILVSLILHGKVLNLPRYTSQVVNRYMKPLGQQYQELATAYQMNSCEEVQNIITKYQQLFTRDHNMGLVKQVLSYLYKKNIQRLTKTFLTLSLSDVASRVQLSGPADAEKYILNMIEDGEIFATINQKDGMVVFHDDPEKYNSPQMLAKLEKEMAACMELDKRVLEMEEEVVLTPQYVRKACGQNDQDDQTAGPAPTNVTNVQGQSKHSNYSM comes from the exons ATGGCATCAGCATTGGAgctatttgtaaataatgtgCGGACACTCTCAAAACAAG gTAACTTTAGGGAGCTATCcgaaataataagtaaaagtaCAGatgttctaataaaaaatggacAACACTTAGATAATGTTTTGGAAACTTTAAATTTGCAAGAACATTCATTAGGTATTTTGGCAGTACTATGTGTAAAATTTTCACTGCCTAATCCTAATGGTGCAAACAATGCTGATGCTTATAAACCATTATTTAGTCAGGTTCAGGAATTTATTATTGGTTGTAATGGAGAACAAGTTAGATTTGCTTCTGATATat atgCTGAATTATGTCATTTATTTACCCAAACATTGGTTGAATTACAAATACCATTGCGTGGTATTGAACTTTTATGCCGTGCAATacgtaaaatacaattatttgatAGTCAGCTTACTTCAATACATGCAGATCTTTGTCAACTATGTCTTCTTTCTAAGTGTTTTAAGCCAGCACTTGAATTTCTTGATATAGATGTTACTGGTATCAATCAAGAAGAAGGACAATTTGAttcaaaatactttttactttattattattatggtgGTATGATATATAcagcattaaaaaattatgacagagcattatattttttcgaagtaTGTGTAACAACACCTGCCATGGCAGTTAGTTATATTATGTTAGAGGcctacaaaaaatatattttggtcTCTTTAATACTGCAtggaaaagttttaaatttacctAGGTACACAAGTCAAGTGGTTAATAGGTACATGAAACCATTGGGTCAACAGTATCAAGAATTAGCTACAGCTTATCAAATGAATAGTTGTGAAGAGgtgcaaaatattattaccaaGTATCAACAATTATTTACAAGAGATCATAATATGGGATTGGTGAAACAAGTGTTGagctatttatataaaaagaacataCAAAGGTTgacaaaaacttttttaactcTTAGCTTAAGTGATGTGGCTAGCAGAGTTCAATTGTCTGGACCTGCTGatgcagaaaaatatatattaaacatg atagaaGATGGTGAGATTTTTGCTACAATCAATCAAAAAGATGGTATGGTAGTATTTCATGATGATCCAGAAAAATACAATTCGCCACAAATGTTAGCAAaactagaaaaagaaatggcaGCGTGTATGGAATTGGATAAACGAGTTCTTGAAATGGAGGAAGAAGTTGTTCTTACACCTCAATATGTTCGAAAAGCTTGTGGACAGAATGATCAAGATGATCAAACAGCTGGTCCAGCTCCAACAAATGTAACAAATGTGCAAGGTCAATCTAAACATAGCAACTATTCCATGTAA